From one Sus scrofa isolate TJ Tabasco breed Duroc chromosome 9, Sscrofa11.1, whole genome shotgun sequence genomic stretch:
- the FOLR2 gene encoding folate receptor 2 isoform X1 — translation MPWKLTALLLFLAGVVSVCRARARTDLLNVCMDAKHHKVEPGPEDELHDQCVPWKKNACCSARVSHELHRDKSSLYNFSWEHCGRMEPACKRHFIQNNCLYECSPNLGPWFQEVNQKWRKERFLNVPLCKEDCLDWWEDCRTSYTCKSSWHKGWNWSSGSNQCPTGTTCDTFESFFPTPAALCEGIWNHDYKFTNYSRGSGRCIQMWFDAAEGNPNEEVARFYALALSAGTMSLGTGPLLLSAALMLPLGLLD, via the exons ATGCCCTGGAAGCTGACAGCCCTTCTGCTCTTTCTGGCCGGGGTGGTCTCCGTGTGCCGCGCCCGGGCCAGGACGGACCTGCTCAACGTCTGCATGGATGCCAAGCACCACAAGGTAGAGCCAGGCCCTGAGGACGAGCTGCACGACCag TGCGTCCCCTGGAAGAAGAACGCCTGCTGCTCCGCCAGAGTCAGCCACGAGCTGCACCGGGACAAGTCCTCCCTGTATAACTTTTCCTGGGAGCACTGCGGCAGGATGGAGCCGGCCTGCAAGCGCCATTTCATTCAGAACAACTGTCTGTACGAGTGCTCGCCCAACCTGGGGCCCTGGTTCCAGGAG GTGAACCAGAAGTGGCGCAAAGAGCGGTTCCTGAACGTGCCCCTCTGCAAAGAGGACTGTCTGGACTGGTGGGAAGACTGCCGCACCTCCTACACCTGCAAGAGCAGCTGGCACAAGGGCTGGAACTGGAGCTCAG gatCTAACCAGTGTCCCACGGGGACCACCTGCGACACATTTGAGTCCTTCTTCCCCACACCGGCAGCGCTGTGTGAGGGCATCTGGAATCACGATTATAAGTTCACCAACTACAGCCGGGGCAGCGGCCGCTGCATCCAGATGTGGTTTGACGCGGCCGAGGGCAACCCCAACGAGGAGGTAGCGAGGTTCTACGCCTTGGCCTTGAGTGCGGGGACCATGTCCCTTGGGACCGGGCCTCTCCTGCTCAGCGCAGCCCTGATGCTGCCACTTGGGCTCCTTGACTGA
- the FOLR2 gene encoding folate receptor 2 isoform X2, whose amino-acid sequence MSVGAGSGNEETDTRTKHERKDEWIPGRTLRRVGSERRRAGEALTEEMADKAMPWKLTALLLFLAGVVSVCRARARTDLLNVCMDAKHHKVEPGPEDELHDQCVPWKKNACCSARVSHELHRDKSSLYNFSWEHCGRMEPACKRHFIQNNCLYECSPNLGPWFQEVNQKWRKERFLNVPLCKEDCLDWWEDCRTSYTCKSSWHKGWNWSSGSNQCPTGTTCDTFESFFPTPAALCEGIWNHDYKFTNYSRGSGRCIQMWFDAAEGNPNEEVARFYALALSAGTMSLGTGPLLLSAALMLPLGLLD is encoded by the exons ATGAGTGTTGGAGCGGGATCCGGGAATGAGGAAACTGACACGCGCACAAAACATGAACGCAAAGACGAGTGGATCCCTGGCCGGACCCTCAGGAGGGTGGGATCTGAGAGAAGAAGAGCAGGAGAAGCGCTGACGGAGGAAATG GCAGACAAAGCCATGCCCTGGAAGCTGACAGCCCTTCTGCTCTTTCTGGCCGGGGTGGTCTCCGTGTGCCGCGCCCGGGCCAGGACGGACCTGCTCAACGTCTGCATGGATGCCAAGCACCACAAGGTAGAGCCAGGCCCTGAGGACGAGCTGCACGACCag TGCGTCCCCTGGAAGAAGAACGCCTGCTGCTCCGCCAGAGTCAGCCACGAGCTGCACCGGGACAAGTCCTCCCTGTATAACTTTTCCTGGGAGCACTGCGGCAGGATGGAGCCGGCCTGCAAGCGCCATTTCATTCAGAACAACTGTCTGTACGAGTGCTCGCCCAACCTGGGGCCCTGGTTCCAGGAG GTGAACCAGAAGTGGCGCAAAGAGCGGTTCCTGAACGTGCCCCTCTGCAAAGAGGACTGTCTGGACTGGTGGGAAGACTGCCGCACCTCCTACACCTGCAAGAGCAGCTGGCACAAGGGCTGGAACTGGAGCTCAG gatCTAACCAGTGTCCCACGGGGACCACCTGCGACACATTTGAGTCCTTCTTCCCCACACCGGCAGCGCTGTGTGAGGGCATCTGGAATCACGATTATAAGTTCACCAACTACAGCCGGGGCAGCGGCCGCTGCATCCAGATGTGGTTTGACGCGGCCGAGGGCAACCCCAACGAGGAGGTAGCGAGGTTCTACGCCTTGGCCTTGAGTGCGGGGACCATGTCCCTTGGGACCGGGCCTCTCCTGCTCAGCGCAGCCCTGATGCTGCCACTTGGGCTCCTTGACTGA